The following proteins are encoded in a genomic region of Sorangiineae bacterium MSr12523:
- a CDS encoding RidA family protein: protein MTIQLRNPSTIAPPFSCYSHGASVPAGASWLYVSGQVGATPDGIVAEDPERQMELAWDNLFAVLTDAGMTVTDLVKVEGFVTRPDLVPLYRREREKRLAGHAAATTLVIVAGLAESNLVVEIQAVAARV, encoded by the coding sequence ATGACCATTCAATTGCGCAACCCATCCACGATCGCACCGCCCTTCTCGTGTTATAGCCATGGCGCCTCCGTGCCCGCCGGCGCAAGTTGGCTCTATGTTTCCGGTCAGGTGGGGGCCACACCCGACGGCATCGTTGCGGAGGATCCGGAGAGGCAGATGGAGCTGGCCTGGGACAATCTGTTCGCGGTGCTGACGGATGCCGGCATGACGGTGACCGATCTCGTCAAGGTCGAAGGCTTCGTCACCCGGCCTGACCTCGTGCCACTCTATCGCAGGGAGAGAGAGAAGCGACTAGCCGGTCACGCCGCCGCCACCACCTTGGTCATTGTCGCCGGTTTGGCGGAATCCAACCTGGTCGTCGAGATCCAAGCCGTCGCTGCCCGAGTGTGA
- a CDS encoding VOC family protein: MKNNSINWFEIPARELDKAAAFYEKTFDTKLRREVFGGEPHAIFPVEKDAKGVTGALVSAPRLTPGAGVLIYLDAPDGVKATLARAKAAGAKEIAPHTSIGEQGFIAIIADLEGNQIGLHSMQA; encoded by the coding sequence GTGAAGAACAACAGCATCAACTGGTTCGAGATTCCCGCCCGCGAATTGGACAAGGCGGCCGCCTTCTACGAGAAGACCTTCGATACGAAGCTACGACGCGAGGTGTTTGGCGGTGAGCCGCACGCCATCTTCCCCGTCGAGAAGGATGCAAAGGGCGTCACCGGAGCGCTCGTCTCCGCTCCGCGCCTCACCCCCGGCGCCGGAGTCCTCATCTACCTCGACGCCCCCGACGGCGTGAAAGCGACGCTGGCGCGCGCCAAGGCCGCCGGCGCCAAGGAGATCGCGCCGCACACGTCCATCGGCGAGCAAGGCTTCATCGCCATCATCGCCGACCTCGAAGGCAACCAGATCGGATTGCACTCGATGCAGGCCTAA
- a CDS encoding lasso peptide biosynthesis protein, whose amino-acid sequence MNGAISRRAWLGLVAGGGLLAVSPARAAEDTPPFLDVIPLTMEGDVALEGPVHLTLKRDDSAALAAALRASHGKVDATADGVRVRLAQYRPVTADRPQGFTRPSFLLDYDEPAFAPAAALAKAYLEKKAGEPKAAALTAFVAEFITKKNRMRGFDVASIVAKRGEGDCTEHAVLLAALLRANGIAARVICGLVLMKMERPLAFGHAWTEAWVDGGWKPFDAAATAKHRLGLFVVTNEGAGFSAGLAAKYQALLPTRLVLAAG is encoded by the coding sequence GTGAACGGCGCGATCAGCCGGCGTGCGTGGCTCGGGCTCGTGGCGGGCGGGGGGCTGCTCGCCGTATCGCCCGCGCGGGCCGCCGAGGACACGCCGCCGTTCCTCGACGTGATACCCCTCACGATGGAAGGCGACGTCGCGCTCGAGGGGCCGGTGCACCTCACGCTCAAACGCGATGACAGCGCGGCGCTGGCCGCGGCGTTGCGCGCGAGCCACGGAAAGGTGGACGCGACGGCCGATGGCGTCCGTGTGCGGCTCGCGCAGTACCGGCCGGTGACGGCGGATCGGCCGCAAGGTTTCACCCGGCCTTCCTTCTTGCTCGACTACGACGAGCCGGCATTTGCGCCCGCGGCGGCGCTTGCGAAGGCGTACCTCGAGAAGAAGGCGGGCGAGCCAAAAGCGGCGGCGCTCACGGCGTTCGTGGCCGAGTTCATCACCAAGAAGAACCGGATGCGCGGGTTCGATGTCGCGTCGATCGTGGCCAAACGGGGCGAGGGGGACTGCACCGAGCATGCGGTGCTCCTCGCGGCGTTGCTGCGCGCCAATGGGATCGCGGCGCGCGTCATCTGCGGCCTCGTGCTGATGAAGATGGAGAGGCCGCTCGCCTTCGGGCATGCATGGACCGAGGCTTGGGTCGACGGTGGATGGAAGCCGTTCGACGCGGCTGCGACGGCGAAGCACCGGCTCGGGCTGTTCGTCGTAACCAACGAGGGCGCGGGATTCTCGGCGGGGCTGGCGGCGAAGTACCAGGCGCTGCTGCCGACGCGCCTGGTGCTCGCGGCGGGGTAA
- a CDS encoding XRE family transcriptional regulator → MTTAKGSKVKKRSRNASEEEDGSDDLSLALGARVRKLRDAAGMTLEQLSQQSGVSRAMLSKVERGEKSPTVGIATRIARGLQTSLTELLGGNASEGAIVLMRKTARPVFRDPETGFERHIVSPATGGTRVELIYHYLPAGISTGLLPAYPPGTEKQIVVTIGNLVVEFKGSKEHLGPGDSLFFQANVEHGFANPTAEPCGYFMVISRHA, encoded by the coding sequence GTGACGACCGCAAAAGGCAGCAAGGTGAAAAAAAGAAGCAGAAATGCAAGTGAGGAGGAAGACGGAAGCGACGACCTTTCGCTCGCGTTGGGCGCTCGCGTCCGCAAATTGCGCGACGCTGCCGGAATGACATTGGAGCAACTATCCCAGCAGTCGGGGGTTAGTCGCGCGATGCTTTCCAAGGTCGAACGCGGCGAGAAGAGTCCAACCGTTGGCATTGCAACGAGAATTGCCCGCGGGCTGCAGACATCATTGACGGAGCTGCTTGGTGGAAACGCATCCGAAGGGGCTATCGTGCTCATGCGCAAGACGGCCCGTCCCGTCTTTCGCGACCCCGAAACCGGCTTCGAGCGACACATCGTGTCACCAGCCACGGGCGGTACACGCGTCGAACTGATTTACCACTATTTACCGGCGGGGATCTCCACAGGGTTGCTTCCAGCGTATCCCCCTGGAACGGAAAAGCAGATCGTGGTCACGATAGGTAATCTCGTCGTGGAATTCAAAGGATCCAAAGAGCATCTAGGCCCGGGAGACTCGCTCTTCTTCCAAGCGAACGTAGAGCATGGCTTTGCAAACCCCACTGCGGAGCCATGCGGCTATTTCATGGTCATATCGCGCCACGCATGA
- a CDS encoding DUF2795 domain-containing protein: MFDAVNKLNDGLKALGEKYLEGLNWPATKEELIAKAIENKTPEGVLNQLRAFQLKDGKRYNSLSEITKADKYNKAQGTTTQ; encoded by the coding sequence ATGTTTGATGCTGTCAACAAACTCAACGATGGATTGAAGGCTCTAGGAGAGAAGTATCTCGAGGGGCTGAATTGGCCGGCGACGAAGGAGGAACTCATCGCCAAGGCCATCGAGAACAAAACGCCCGAAGGTGTCCTCAATCAATTGCGCGCATTCCAGCTCAAGGACGGAAAACGCTACAACAGTCTGAGCGAGATCACCAAGGCTGACAAGTACAACAAAGCCCAAGGTACGACCACTCAGTAA
- a CDS encoding MBL fold metallo-hydrolase has product MKLIAKGKDYASFEFGDLKVVALRDGYVDMPPTRLRQESGRPFDTPPDGVHLVDGQLRLSVNAFLIIENERSVLIDTGAADTWHSTMGALLDGMREAGIDRTSVTHVALTHTHEDHVNGLIAADGSEAFPRAERIFLAKEEISIFSGRLARLRDRATPIDDEFPISKHIAAVKAAGHSPGHTAYDIESSVGHLIAWGDTVHVPSIQFARPEITWQWDDDPSNARKARMVLLNRATRPNHFVAGAHLDFPGIGRVTKSGNQFVFHAID; this is encoded by the coding sequence ATGAAACTGATTGCGAAAGGAAAGGACTACGCATCCTTCGAGTTCGGCGACCTGAAGGTCGTTGCGCTACGGGATGGATACGTCGATATGCCTCCGACACGACTGCGGCAGGAGTCCGGAAGGCCTTTCGATACGCCACCTGACGGGGTTCACCTCGTCGACGGCCAACTGCGGCTGTCGGTCAATGCGTTCCTGATCATCGAGAATGAGCGCTCCGTCCTGATCGACACCGGCGCAGCAGACACGTGGCATTCGACGATGGGAGCGCTTCTGGACGGAATGCGGGAAGCGGGAATCGATAGAACCAGCGTCACGCACGTCGCGTTGACCCACACACACGAGGATCATGTGAATGGGCTCATCGCCGCAGACGGTTCCGAGGCTTTTCCTCGAGCCGAACGAATATTCCTTGCAAAGGAAGAGATATCGATTTTCAGTGGCCGATTGGCGCGTCTACGAGATCGCGCAACCCCAATCGACGACGAATTCCCCATCAGCAAGCACATCGCTGCGGTCAAGGCTGCCGGACATTCGCCGGGCCATACCGCCTATGACATCGAAAGCAGCGTCGGACATTTGATCGCTTGGGGTGACACCGTTCATGTCCCATCCATTCAATTCGCACGCCCAGAAATTACGTGGCAGTGGGATGACGATCCATCGAATGCACGCAAGGCAAGGATGGTCCTCTTGAATCGCGCTACACGACCAAACCATTTCGTAGCTGGAGCGCATCTGGACTTTCCTGGAATCGGACGTGTGACGAAAAGCGGCAATCAATTCGTATTCCACGCCATTGACTGA
- a CDS encoding redoxin domain-containing protein, with product MTHLRHRDYEQSRGIRGSAFTIWWGASIISLPALLALGCNNRADRPAGPPSESAIAPAHSTSESVQAPAASELKAGAPAPDVTLTLQDGFQLPLLSEKGKPVAVYFCSSDENPDCLREAHGLRDHWSALHKHHVVVVGVSARDASSHRAFIAEHKLPFDLATDADGHIAQAFKVPTRGEYSPRTFLIGSDGKLRGVWQTANPEALVQEILAAVE from the coding sequence ATGACCCATCTTCGTCATCGCGATTACGAGCAAAGTCGAGGGATTCGGGGCTCGGCCTTCACAATCTGGTGGGGCGCGTCGATCATCTCGCTGCCGGCTTTGCTCGCGCTGGGTTGCAACAATCGCGCTGACCGCCCCGCCGGCCCGCCATCGGAGAGCGCAATCGCGCCGGCGCATAGCACTTCTGAATCCGTGCAGGCTCCGGCTGCGTCAGAGCTCAAGGCAGGCGCGCCGGCTCCTGATGTGACTTTGACATTGCAGGATGGCTTTCAGCTTCCGCTGTTGTCGGAGAAGGGCAAACCCGTAGCTGTCTACTTTTGTTCGTCGGATGAGAATCCCGATTGCCTTCGCGAAGCACACGGGCTGCGTGATCACTGGAGCGCACTGCACAAGCATCACGTCGTCGTGGTCGGAGTCTCGGCGCGAGACGCGTCATCGCACCGAGCCTTCATCGCCGAACACAAGCTGCCGTTCGATCTCGCCACCGACGCAGATGGCCATATCGCGCAGGCCTTCAAAGTGCCAACGCGCGGCGAATATAGCCCTCGCACATTCCTGATCGGCAGCGACGGCAAGTTGCGAGGTGTGTGGCAAACGGCCAATCCCGAGGCACTCGTCCAGGAGATTCTCGCGGCGGTTGAGTGA
- a CDS encoding MFS transporter encodes MNSTGTGVDTTTQKRMVLGAVCLAALAMPLSFTGPAVALPAIAQNLGSSAIALSWVTNAFMLSFGSCLMAAGALADQFGRKRLFVGGVAVFALTALTASAAPNIVWLDVLRAAQGVAGAAAFSGGAAALAQEFDGSARTRAFSLLGTTFGVGLAFGPILAGFMIQHFGWRSVFLSVTVISTFALVFGARCMRESRDPDAVGLDWPGAISFTAALTLFTYAVLLAPDSGWTSIPVVLLLVGSVASMVAFVMVENRVRRPMLDLSLFRYPRFIGVQFLAAAPAYSYVVLQVLLPIRFIGIEGYSAVEAGRMMILLSAPMLVVPMLAGILTRWVSAGLISGVGLLICAGGLVWLAQCAPGQPADVLALPMLLIGFGISLPWGLMDGLAVSVVPKERAGMATGIFSTTRVAGEGIALAIVGALLAGLAESALRTTPSANSSPALPEAAHWLAMGEVPHATSLLPGTHHEALVYAYGEAFHILLYILATITVVSAGMVFGFLSQSKLPHLADPEPDAQSAVG; translated from the coding sequence ATGAACTCCACCGGTACCGGTGTGGATACCACCACACAAAAACGGATGGTCCTAGGCGCTGTCTGCCTTGCGGCGCTAGCGATGCCTCTCAGTTTCACCGGCCCGGCAGTGGCCCTGCCGGCGATCGCGCAAAATCTCGGCAGCAGCGCGATCGCACTGAGCTGGGTGACCAACGCGTTCATGCTCAGTTTCGGTAGCTGCCTGATGGCCGCGGGCGCGCTGGCGGACCAATTTGGCCGCAAGCGCCTGTTCGTCGGCGGCGTCGCCGTCTTCGCGCTGACCGCCCTGACCGCGTCGGCGGCGCCGAACATCGTATGGCTCGACGTGTTGCGTGCCGCGCAAGGCGTGGCCGGGGCCGCGGCGTTCTCCGGCGGCGCAGCGGCGCTGGCGCAGGAGTTCGACGGGTCGGCCCGCACGCGCGCTTTCAGCCTGCTCGGGACCACCTTTGGCGTCGGACTGGCGTTCGGCCCCATCTTGGCGGGATTCATGATTCAGCACTTTGGCTGGCGCTCGGTCTTTCTCAGCGTCACCGTCATCAGCACCTTCGCGCTGGTGTTCGGAGCCCGCTGCATGCGCGAATCGCGCGACCCCGACGCGGTCGGCCTCGACTGGCCTGGCGCCATCAGCTTCACCGCCGCACTGACCCTATTTACCTATGCGGTGTTGCTGGCGCCCGACAGCGGTTGGACCAGCATCCCCGTCGTGCTGTTGCTGGTGGGTTCCGTGGCATCGATGGTGGCGTTCGTGATGGTCGAGAACCGCGTGCGCCGGCCCATGCTCGACCTATCGCTGTTCCGATATCCTCGCTTCATTGGTGTGCAGTTTCTCGCTGCTGCACCCGCCTATTCTTATGTCGTGCTCCAGGTGCTACTGCCGATCCGTTTCATCGGTATCGAAGGCTATAGCGCCGTCGAGGCAGGCCGCATGATGATCCTCCTGTCCGCCCCCATGCTGGTGGTGCCCATGCTTGCAGGCATCCTCACGCGCTGGGTGTCGGCCGGGCTGATTTCCGGCGTGGGACTGCTGATTTGCGCGGGCGGCCTGGTGTGGCTGGCGCAATGCGCGCCGGGGCAGCCGGCCGACGTGCTGGCGCTACCCATGCTGCTCATTGGATTCGGCATCAGCTTGCCGTGGGGTCTGATGGATGGCCTGGCCGTCAGCGTCGTGCCGAAGGAGCGCGCCGGAATGGCCACCGGTATCTTCAGCACCACACGGGTCGCGGGAGAAGGCATTGCATTGGCCATCGTCGGTGCGCTGCTCGCCGGGCTGGCGGAATCCGCTCTACGCACCACGCCGTCTGCCAATTCGTCGCCCGCACTGCCGGAAGCCGCACATTGGCTCGCGATGGGCGAGGTGCCGCACGCGACATCGCTGCTGCCGGGCACCCACCACGAGGCGTTGGTGTATGCCTACGGCGAGGCGTTCCACATCCTGCTGTACATCCTCGCGACGATCACGGTGGTGTCCGCCGGCATGGTCTTCGGATTTCTGAGCCAGTCAAAGCTGCCGCACTTGGCTGATCCCGAGCCCGACGCCCAGAGCGCGGTGGGTTGA
- a CDS encoding carboxy terminal-processing peptidase: MRRSIALFALLFSCRSPDAPDAGIAPPPAASQARPTDRELPETPRDPREAVLADAAINLLSEHVLGKPIDDATSKDAFERMVEDLDAAKIFLLEGDVQRLARFETEMDDELRSGDLALGRKAAALLASRRRVVADIIAGILAKPLDFTANESIETDPKKRAFCKSEEELTARWRGELKLRVLERTQELEEILEKRTQPKVNGKAPDPDDAKRDAAAEKALGDIPPTFEGRRDKVQKELATRFATQFTRLAAVDKLAPAATFINAVNGAFDPHTDYLPPAEEAELDIALTGRLEGIGATLREQEHYILVNDLVPGGAAWQQGNLEVGDLIMAVTQEGKAPVDVMDMPIGKVVSMIRGPKGTVVILTVKKADGSVKTISITRDIVRIEATYARGAILKTKGSGEIGYVNLPGFYGESKTPGERNATDDMRTILTQLTKKGVTSLVFDLRGNGGGLLTQARDVAGLFVKEGPIVQTKVGSGKVEVLRDTDPSIAFNGNVVVLVDRFCASAAEIVAGALQDYERAVVVGTGATHGKGTVQVVIDLDRQSKVKGDPLGLYKVTVQEYFRVSGGSTQLKGVVPDILLPDPMSFVESGERKLPHAIPWSTIGPAPFVKVQHAWKAPDLASASATRTSSNVDLATVSRLANVMAARKDQTLKPLERTAWQAEYKRTRADLDALDPKKHQPKPLMEVVPLTPQTSSDPRLQRHLDKWKGTLASDLWVDETTHILADMKKAH; encoded by the coding sequence GTGCGTCGTTCCATCGCTCTTTTCGCGCTTCTTTTCTCATGTCGCTCGCCGGACGCCCCGGACGCGGGGATAGCCCCCCCTCCCGCCGCTTCGCAGGCGCGCCCCACAGACCGCGAACTCCCAGAGACTCCGCGCGACCCTCGCGAGGCCGTTCTAGCGGATGCCGCGATCAACCTTCTGTCGGAGCACGTGCTCGGCAAGCCCATCGACGACGCGACCTCGAAGGACGCGTTCGAGCGCATGGTCGAGGATCTCGACGCCGCGAAGATCTTCCTCCTCGAGGGGGACGTGCAGAGGCTCGCGCGTTTCGAGACGGAGATGGACGACGAGCTCCGTTCTGGCGATCTCGCTCTCGGACGCAAGGCGGCGGCGCTCCTTGCCAGCCGGCGCCGCGTCGTCGCCGACATCATCGCTGGGATTCTCGCCAAGCCGCTCGACTTCACGGCGAACGAATCGATCGAGACCGACCCGAAGAAGCGTGCATTCTGCAAGTCAGAGGAGGAGCTGACGGCGCGCTGGCGTGGTGAGCTCAAGCTGCGGGTCCTCGAACGGACGCAGGAGCTCGAAGAGATCCTCGAGAAACGGACGCAGCCAAAGGTGAACGGGAAAGCCCCCGACCCCGACGATGCCAAACGCGACGCGGCCGCGGAGAAGGCACTCGGTGACATTCCCCCGACCTTCGAGGGACGACGCGACAAGGTGCAGAAGGAGCTGGCCACCCGATTCGCGACGCAGTTCACGCGACTCGCCGCCGTCGACAAGCTCGCGCCCGCGGCGACGTTCATCAACGCTGTGAACGGCGCCTTCGACCCGCATACGGACTATCTTCCACCCGCCGAGGAGGCCGAGCTCGACATCGCTCTCACGGGCCGCCTCGAAGGCATCGGCGCCACGCTGCGTGAGCAAGAGCACTACATCCTCGTGAACGACCTCGTTCCCGGCGGCGCCGCATGGCAGCAGGGGAATCTCGAAGTCGGCGATCTCATCATGGCGGTGACGCAGGAGGGCAAAGCTCCCGTCGACGTGATGGACATGCCGATTGGGAAGGTCGTGAGCATGATCCGCGGGCCGAAAGGCACGGTCGTCATCCTCACGGTCAAGAAGGCGGACGGATCGGTCAAGACGATCTCGATCACGCGCGACATCGTGCGCATCGAGGCCACGTACGCGCGCGGCGCTATCCTGAAGACGAAGGGCAGCGGAGAAATCGGGTACGTGAATCTTCCCGGTTTCTACGGCGAATCGAAAACGCCGGGCGAGCGCAACGCCACCGACGACATGCGCACGATCCTGACCCAGCTCACGAAGAAGGGCGTGACGTCGCTCGTCTTCGACCTCCGCGGCAACGGGGGCGGTCTCCTCACGCAGGCGCGGGACGTCGCCGGGCTCTTCGTGAAGGAAGGCCCGATCGTCCAGACGAAGGTCGGCTCCGGGAAGGTGGAAGTGCTGCGTGACACGGATCCATCGATCGCGTTCAACGGAAACGTCGTCGTCCTCGTAGATCGCTTCTGCGCCTCGGCCGCTGAGATCGTTGCGGGCGCGCTCCAGGATTACGAGCGGGCGGTGGTGGTGGGGACCGGCGCGACGCACGGCAAGGGGACCGTGCAGGTGGTGATTGATCTCGATCGGCAATCGAAGGTGAAGGGTGACCCGCTTGGCCTCTACAAAGTGACCGTTCAGGAGTACTTCCGCGTGAGCGGTGGCTCGACGCAGCTGAAGGGCGTGGTGCCCGACATCCTTCTTCCCGATCCGATGTCGTTCGTCGAATCCGGCGAGCGCAAGCTACCGCACGCGATTCCCTGGTCGACGATCGGCCCGGCCCCGTTCGTGAAAGTGCAACACGCGTGGAAGGCGCCCGACCTCGCGTCTGCGAGCGCGACGCGCACGAGCAGCAACGTCGATCTCGCCACGGTCTCCAGGTTGGCGAATGTGATGGCGGCACGGAAGGACCAGACGCTGAAGCCACTCGAGCGCACTGCCTGGCAAGCCGAGTACAAGCGCACGAGGGCGGATCTCGACGCGCTCGATCCGAAGAAGCACCAACCGAAGCCGCTCATGGAAGTCGTGCCGCTCACGCCGCAGACGTCGTCGGATCCGCGTTTGCAACGGCATCTCGACAAGTGGAAGGGCACCCTCGCAAGCGACCTCTGGGTCGACGAGACCACGCACATCCTCGCGGACATGAAGAAAGCTCACTAG
- a CDS encoding LysR substrate-binding domain-containing protein, which produces MNSLSGIVVFVKTAETLSFVAAGRALGLTASAVGKSIAKLEENLGVRLFQRTTRTVRLTAAGELFFERCQRIMEDLKDAETMLSHVAQAPRGRLRVSLPTIGYRFLLPVLPEFRRLHPEVELDLDFNDALVDIVNEGVDIAIRSGSLPESRLISRRLGTFRFVLCGSPGYLKRKGVPRVPSDLKQHDCIRFRFLTTGKLQNWTLSGDPAWSQLRLTASMTCNNMEAVLAAAIDGHGIAYMPDFLARDSIKAGAVQPVLERYLQDHGQFWALWASSRQLSPKVRVFVDFISERLFRVNRE; this is translated from the coding sequence ATGAATAGCCTCAGCGGGATCGTCGTTTTCGTCAAAACTGCCGAGACTCTGAGTTTCGTGGCCGCGGGGCGTGCGCTCGGATTGACGGCGTCGGCGGTGGGCAAGAGCATCGCGAAGCTCGAAGAGAACCTGGGGGTGCGCCTGTTTCAGCGCACGACGCGCACCGTTCGTCTGACGGCGGCGGGCGAGCTATTCTTCGAACGTTGCCAGCGCATCATGGAGGACCTGAAAGACGCGGAGACCATGCTCTCGCACGTCGCGCAGGCACCCCGAGGGCGACTGCGCGTCAGCCTGCCGACCATCGGCTACCGCTTTCTACTGCCGGTCTTGCCGGAGTTTCGCCGCCTGCACCCCGAGGTGGAACTCGATCTGGACTTCAATGACGCCCTCGTCGACATCGTCAACGAGGGCGTCGATATCGCCATTCGGAGTGGAAGCCTCCCGGAGTCACGACTGATTTCGCGCCGCCTGGGAACCTTTCGCTTCGTTTTGTGTGGGTCCCCCGGATATTTGAAGCGCAAAGGTGTGCCGCGGGTGCCGTCGGATTTGAAGCAACACGATTGCATTCGTTTTCGCTTCCTCACCACGGGAAAGCTTCAGAATTGGACGTTGTCAGGAGATCCGGCGTGGTCACAACTTCGTCTGACCGCGTCCATGACGTGCAACAACATGGAGGCGGTCCTTGCCGCGGCCATCGACGGCCATGGGATTGCCTATATGCCGGACTTCCTCGCGCGCGACTCCATCAAGGCCGGCGCCGTCCAACCCGTGCTCGAGCGGTATCTCCAGGACCATGGGCAATTTTGGGCGCTTTGGGCCTCGAGCCGGCAGCTCTCGCCGAAGGTTCGCGTTTTCGTCGACTTCATCTCCGAGCGACTCTTCCGCGTGAATCGCGAATAG